A single region of the Kineosporiaceae bacterium SCSIO 59966 genome encodes:
- the cobT gene encoding nicotinate-nucleotide--dimethylbenzimidazole phosphoribosyltransferase, translated as MPAVSAPSAVARDHAARRLAALATPPGALGRLGELAVWVAACQGQVPPRQVDDVRLVIFAGDHGVAAHGVSAFPPAVTGAMVRVFLAGRAGVSALAATHGVTVRVLDLGVDEAFDDLDDATRSALTAHKVRRGSGAIHLEDALTADQTRAALDAGARVAREEIQAGAQLLISGDMGIGNTTPAAAMVAAALCVPASEVVGRGTGIDDETLRRKTGVIDAALTRAGTRVSDPVETLTALGSADLAAATGYLLAAAQDGVPVLLDGLMSVACAVTADRIEPGAAAWFAAGHRSTEPAQSLALGKLGLEPLLDLGLRLGEGSGAVAAVPVLRSAVALLRDVALLEEIPA; from the coding sequence ATGCCTGCCGTGTCCGCCCCCTCCGCCGTCGCCCGCGATCACGCCGCCAGGCGGCTGGCGGCGCTGGCGACCCCGCCCGGTGCCCTCGGCCGCCTCGGGGAGCTCGCCGTCTGGGTCGCCGCCTGTCAGGGCCAGGTGCCACCACGGCAGGTCGACGACGTCCGTCTGGTCATCTTCGCCGGCGACCACGGCGTCGCCGCCCACGGCGTGTCAGCGTTCCCGCCCGCCGTCACCGGCGCCATGGTCCGGGTCTTCCTCGCCGGCAGGGCCGGCGTCAGCGCGCTGGCGGCCACGCACGGCGTCACCGTCCGCGTCCTGGACCTCGGGGTCGACGAGGCCTTCGACGACCTGGACGACGCGACGAGGTCCGCGCTGACGGCGCACAAGGTCCGGCGCGGCAGCGGCGCCATCCACCTCGAGGACGCGCTGACCGCCGACCAGACCCGCGCCGCCCTGGACGCCGGGGCCCGGGTGGCACGCGAGGAGATCCAGGCCGGCGCGCAGCTGCTCATCAGCGGTGACATGGGCATCGGCAACACCACTCCCGCCGCCGCCATGGTCGCCGCCGCGCTCTGCGTGCCCGCATCCGAGGTCGTCGGCCGCGGCACCGGCATCGACGACGAGACGCTGAGGCGCAAGACCGGCGTCATCGACGCGGCCCTGACCCGCGCCGGGACCAGGGTGTCCGACCCGGTCGAGACGCTGACGGCGCTCGGCTCGGCGGACCTGGCAGCCGCCACGGGCTACCTGCTCGCAGCAGCCCAGGACGGCGTCCCGGTACTGCTCGACGGGCTGATGAGTGTCGCGTGCGCCGTGACCGCCGACCGGATCGAGCCGGGCGCGGCGGCCTGGTTCGCCGCCGGGCACCGGTCCACGGAGCCTGCGCAGTCCCTCGCGCTGGGCAAGCTCGGGCTCGAGCCGCTGCTCGACCTCGGCCTGCGGCTGGGAGAGGGGTCAGGCGCGGTCGCCGCCGTACCGGTCCTGCGTAGCGCGGTCGCGCTGCTGCGCGACGTCGCCCTGCTCGAGGAGATCCCCGCCTGA
- a CDS encoding cobyrinate a,c-diamide synthase, whose product MVTLPRLVVAASSTGQGKTTVATGLMAALAAAGHRVSGHKVGPDYIDPGYHALATGRPGRNLDPHLVGEERIVPLLLHGAAGADVAVFEGVMGLYDGRLGTDGFASTAHVAALTRSPVVLVVDVARQSRTAAAVAAGMAAFDTGVDIAGVVLNRAGSARNDAEVVRALERAGLPVLGVLPRSEELTTPSRHLGLVPAAERDVSAAVVGRLGEQVRRHLDVDAVLQVARSAVDLPGRAWDPRDDVRPPGGGRPVVAVAAGRAFTFRYTETDELLQAAGCQVVSFDPLADPALPEGTAGVYLGGGFPEVYAAELAANHSLLEDLRAAVEAGVPTVAECAGLLYLSSTLDDVPMAGVVPATAAMTDRLTLRYPDAVAPADSLLARAGDRVTGHEFHRTRTSPVAGGCPAWEIDGEATGFATATLHASYLHVHWAGHPRTAQRFADAVHAATPHHHPRHHPRRPRPVLPAASSSRDPLLQPLRHHGDAETGEGLVDLAVNVYDGDRPPWLERALRESLTDAASYPDASAAAAVVARRHGREADEVLPTAGAAEAFTLLARLEPWRRPVVVHPQFTEPHVALEQAGRTVTTVLCRPENGFALDPDAVPQDADLVVVGNPTNPTGVLHPASALRRLRRRGRLVVVDEAFMDAVPGEAESLAGERLAGLVVVRSLTKHWSVPGIRAGYVVGDRSVVRRLAAVQTPWAVSSPAIAATVACCGPAAAAEGSRRAQSVVRRRELLEDGLRRRGIDVVPSAAPFVLARPGTGVHAALRERGVAVRRADTFPGLDGSWVRIAVRRPAVTLRLLEELDRLPANRSHL is encoded by the coding sequence GTGGTGACCCTGCCGCGGCTCGTCGTCGCGGCGTCGTCCACGGGCCAGGGCAAGACGACCGTCGCCACCGGCCTGATGGCCGCTCTGGCCGCCGCCGGGCACCGGGTGAGCGGGCACAAGGTCGGCCCCGACTACATCGACCCCGGCTACCACGCGCTCGCCACCGGCCGACCCGGGCGCAACCTCGACCCGCACCTCGTCGGCGAGGAGCGGATCGTCCCGCTCCTGCTCCACGGGGCGGCCGGCGCGGACGTCGCGGTGTTCGAAGGCGTCATGGGACTGTACGACGGTCGGCTGGGCACCGACGGGTTCGCCTCCACCGCGCACGTCGCCGCCCTGACCCGCTCACCGGTCGTCCTCGTCGTCGACGTCGCCCGGCAGTCACGCACCGCCGCTGCGGTCGCCGCGGGGATGGCGGCGTTCGACACCGGCGTCGACATCGCCGGCGTCGTCCTGAACCGCGCTGGCTCGGCGCGCAACGACGCCGAGGTCGTCAGGGCGCTGGAGCGCGCCGGGCTGCCGGTTCTCGGGGTGCTCCCGCGGTCCGAGGAGCTGACCACGCCGTCGCGGCACCTCGGCCTCGTGCCGGCGGCCGAGCGCGACGTGTCGGCAGCGGTGGTCGGCCGGCTCGGGGAGCAGGTCCGGCGCCACCTCGACGTGGACGCCGTCCTGCAGGTGGCTCGGAGCGCTGTGGACCTGCCCGGCCGGGCGTGGGACCCGCGCGACGACGTCCGTCCCCCCGGTGGCGGCAGGCCCGTCGTCGCGGTGGCGGCGGGGCGAGCCTTCACCTTCCGGTACACCGAGACCGACGAGCTGTTGCAGGCGGCGGGCTGCCAGGTCGTGTCCTTCGACCCCCTCGCCGACCCGGCGCTGCCCGAGGGGACGGCCGGTGTCTATCTCGGCGGCGGCTTCCCCGAGGTGTACGCCGCCGAGCTCGCTGCCAACCACAGCCTGCTCGAGGATCTGCGTGCCGCCGTCGAGGCCGGCGTCCCGACCGTCGCCGAGTGCGCCGGCCTGCTCTACCTGTCGAGCACGCTGGACGACGTCCCGATGGCCGGGGTCGTCCCCGCGACGGCGGCCATGACGGACCGGCTGACGCTGCGCTACCCGGACGCCGTCGCACCGGCCGACTCCCTCCTGGCGCGGGCGGGGGACCGGGTGACCGGTCACGAGTTCCACCGCACCCGGACCAGCCCGGTGGCGGGCGGCTGCCCGGCGTGGGAGATCGACGGCGAGGCAACGGGTTTCGCCACAGCGACGCTGCACGCGTCCTACCTCCACGTGCACTGGGCGGGGCACCCGCGCACGGCCCAGCGGTTCGCCGACGCCGTGCACGCGGCCACTCCCCACCACCACCCGCGCCACCACCCGCGCCGGCCCAGGCCCGTCCTGCCTGCGGCGTCGTCGTCGCGGGACCCGCTGCTCCAGCCGCTGCGGCACCACGGTGACGCCGAGACCGGCGAGGGGCTCGTGGACCTGGCGGTCAACGTGTACGACGGCGACCGGCCACCGTGGCTGGAACGAGCGCTGCGGGAGTCGCTGACCGACGCGGCGTCCTACCCGGACGCGTCCGCCGCCGCCGCCGTCGTCGCCCGGCGGCACGGCCGGGAGGCCGACGAGGTGCTGCCGACCGCCGGGGCGGCCGAGGCGTTCACCCTCCTGGCGCGTCTCGAACCGTGGCGCCGGCCCGTCGTCGTGCACCCGCAGTTCACCGAGCCGCACGTGGCGCTGGAGCAGGCGGGGCGAACGGTCACGACCGTGCTGTGCAGGCCCGAGAACGGTTTCGCGCTCGACCCCGACGCCGTCCCGCAGGACGCCGACCTCGTCGTCGTAGGCAACCCGACCAACCCGACCGGGGTCCTGCACCCCGCGAGCGCCCTGAGACGCCTGCGCCGCCGCGGCCGGCTCGTGGTGGTGGACGAGGCCTTCATGGACGCCGTGCCCGGCGAGGCGGAGTCGCTCGCCGGGGAGCGGCTCGCCGGCCTGGTGGTGGTTCGGAGCCTGACCAAGCACTGGTCCGTGCCGGGCATCCGCGCCGGGTACGTCGTCGGTGACCGCTCGGTCGTGCGCCGGCTCGCCGCGGTCCAGACCCCCTGGGCGGTGTCGTCACCGGCGATCGCCGCCACGGTCGCGTGCTGCGGACCGGCCGCCGCAGCCGAGGGCTCTCGTCGCGCCCAGTCGGTGGTGCGCCGCCGAGAGCTTCTCGAGGACGGACTGCGCCGCCGCGGCATCGACGTCGTCCCGTCAGCGGCTCCGTTCGTCCTGGCCCGCCCGGGCACCGGGGTGCACGCGGCCCTGCGCGAGCGCGGTGTCGCCGTCCGCCGTGCCGACACGTTCCCGGGCCTGGATGGCAGCTGGGTGCGGATCGCCGTCCGCCGGCCGGCCGTCACCCTGCGGCTCCTCGAGGAGCTCGACCGACTGCCCGCCAACCGTTCCCACCTGTGA